The Toxoplasma gondii ME49 chromosome XII, whole genome shotgun sequence genome includes a region encoding these proteins:
- a CDS encoding hypothetical protein (encoded by transcript TGME49_218500) has product MVTEETGFFSGPDVDASGDDERPETDDIWRPAPSRCSRSESPLDSPVGSRSPPPERCPHSPVSSPSLHLVSCTSAFATHTPHTVLLISSSASSHCDNSAPTAASAFSPTHSFPASAECAFPASSPSQAARGLREHNSGVSSASPALLLTCCGACVLVSPVQTEGGSPCVSARADAAQGGSEAERRFRRCERVHPDGLGGPSSSVASLQFAASVSPARSSFSSPPRVYRVHTALVTTLSFSSSLSLVCSSQRPAPHSAHFASLWCPYTVKERARLPLLFAARADVVSSAFLPDQTQGLLLLVKDGKHSIFGYMNLRTKLAQNASTYTPRSMARATHLSLPSSGSQSRLLPGTSERFDVSPGVPRFAPDFVVDCGRQPVLGLAVEPTICAANASRFPATSAPLRFASFGQGHLRLWSVVPKTKQRESEAKLRVPGAKGGAASRRNRKMEETEFPPPSFRSCCFGPAFLSREAGAARASQGVCTPGNQSLRSVGGPATASRGSSRVVSAQKRSSLQAPSGTSFPSFLFPGFPASSPRNPSHVPLVTAAAFLAESRELLAGTADGLVFVFRGLTAIRALSVSSPASPSAVCLLLPFRKSLLLAATKNGLLTLLRTTGQVSRRRVRSRREPASSKRSERFPGRGEGPLANRLGPPTHAKGNSTPRGRDGEAREQLHDRREPGERGRPSESLALSGERDDGRVDALRGVERERTPLEAARTLSSRAASSRSLCSRVSGRNGLASDPSWRRLTSVGKRNRTPRRVSRAPFADRVLDRPVRTPRSSYADAFSRPQGRSSAFRVYRPARERSLSEAVKCTHAGNPHLSGDGRQVEQRSPSQRAQDHPSRVGYHPLSRPLPSPDDCPSPRFSFPHRRPSRRSPSDNDDMREDTSQPDSCEGRVSRVDCPWEGISGFASTDTASQTACSERSLHVRDILRFHAYRNFAGLTLHSHPPSTRSQSFPPSALSAFSAGPPSLAKDPFSPSLLPSTWVSTFSPSCSPPHAAPWFPSQFACLAGWSVSVVDTASRSASSEPSLVLVTDSHILCLRLSPLLPSSSLLLAQQPWGSIEAAAAVAASAAPPLCLYMEEESECKPACESSWSPRVRDTSGDRGWTREMAHRDSGRQERGGSGAIWGASARREEEKRCDSDGETRQTGEGRGNIIRQLRAKREEVARTFGSILVTGGRCPVGGALHVWRVCEENANIEALGPPIFFEAGVTAVAFSSPLFVNSRGTSPLPLLSAFASSTVPLPTLLPSPPCSLSCSPPPSVTASFLAVGCEDGSVWLFLLFSSSSLSPPSPAISVRLCLVAAPFQCPQKAASEVTALAFRQHVGLPPWLAVAYHSPSAVQCLELVEATCALGLFSLSSRPCEKLGEPDGPQQSCQAAFCSTSRTSRSVCTPERGETPLARRKGAEADFVETLGWREAWNSARRHDESDAWEHSSDGTTNPTLWSRRGKQSEAEELLEREEKRDACQPQPSWSRQAFFCRFSQGEDGFPANCELLFVRGTHEERPFWQPGAALRPLPARSSGIVIRLQEVLILVLATSLLCQTADGVLAAFSIPAGRRPGDEVLFRVSYF; this is encoded by the exons ATGGTAACAGAGGAAACCGGCTTTTTCTCCGGGCCGGACGTTGACGCTTCTGGCGATGACGAGAggccagagacagacgacatTTGGAGACCGGCTCCTTCGCGCTGCAGTCGATCGGAGTCGCCCTTGGATTCTCCCGTGGGTTCGCGGAGCCCACCTCCTGAGCGTTGCCCCCATTCGcctgtttcctcgccttctctgcatctcgTCAGTTGTACATCAGCGTTCGCGACACATACACCGCACACGGTGCTTCTgatttcctcttctgcgtcttctcatTGCGACAACTCAGCCCCGACAGCAGCGTCTGCTTTTTCGCCCACTCACTCCTTCCCTGCGTCCGCAGAATGCGCTTTCCCCGCCTCGTCTCCCAGTCAAGCGGCGCGTGGTTTGCGCGAACATAACTCAGGAGTCTCCAGTGCTTCGCCTGCGCTTCTCCTCACCTGTTGCGGTGCCTGTGTCTTAGTTTCGCCCGTGCAAACCGAAGGCGGCTCTCCTTGTGTCTCGGCACGCGCAGACGCTGCCCAGGGGGGGAGTGAAGCAGAGCGCCGTTTTCGGCGATGTGAACGGGTCCATCCAGATGGTTTGGGAGGcccttcgtcttcggtcGCGTCCCTGCAGtttgctgcttctgtctcgcctgcgcggtcttcgttttcctccccGCCACGGGTCTACAGAGTCCACACAGCCCTCGTGACAACGCTGTCTTTTTCCAGTTCCCTCAGTCTCGTCTGTTCCTCGCAGCGGCCTGCGCCCCACTCGGCAcacttcgcttctctgtggtGTCCATACACCGTAAAAGAGCGGGCGCGGCTGCCGCTGCTCTTCGCGGCTCGCGCAGACGTCGTCTCCTCGGCGTTTCTCCCCGATCAAACGCAGGGCCTGTTGCTTCTGGTGAAGGACGGGAAACACTCGATCTTTGGGTACATGAATTTGCGGACGAAACTCGCACAAAACGCCTCGACGTACACGCCTCGGTCTATGGCGCGTGCGACTCACCTGTCGCTGCCGTCCAGTGGTTCCCAATCTCGCTTGCTGCCCGGCACCTCTGAGCGCTTCGACGTCTCGCCTGGGGTTCCGCGCTTCGCGCCTGACTTCGTCGTCGACTGCGGCAGACAGCCGGTGCTCGGCCTCGCCGTCGAGCCAACAATATGCGCCGCAAACGCGTCGCGGTTTCCCGCAACTTCCGCGCCTCTCCGCTTCGCGTCTTTCGGCCAGGGACACCTCCGGCTGTGGTCGGTCGTGCCTAAGACGAAAcaacgcgagagcgaagcgaagTTGCGCGTCCCGGGAGCGAAGGGAGGCGCGGCGTCTCGCAGAAACCGAAAAATGGAGGAAACAGAATTCCCGCCCCCTTCGTTCCGCAGCTGTTGCTTCGGCCCGGCGTTCCTCTCACGTGAAGCGGGCGCCGCGCGTGCTTCAcagggtgtatgtacacccggaAATCAGTCGCTTCGCTCCGTTGGCGGCCCTGCGACAGCTTCTCGTGGTAGCTCCAGGGTTGTCTCAGCGCAGAAACGCAGTTCCCTCCAAGCCCCGTCTGGcacttcttttccttcgttcctctttccaGGTTTCCCCGCTTCGTCACCTCGAAATCCATCACACGTTCCGCTTGTCACCGCGGCCGCGTTCCTGGCAGAGTCTCGAGAGCTCCTCGCGGGCACCGCCGACGgactcgtcttcgtcttccggGGTTTGACCGCCATTCGCGCCCTCTCAGtgtcttcgcctgcttcgccATCGGcggtctgtctccttctccccttcaGAAAGTCGCTACTTCTCGCTGCGACGAAGAACGGCTTGTTAACTCTGCTGCGGACCACAGGGCAGGTGTCGCGCCGACGCGTGCGGAGTCGTCGGGAGCCCGCATCttcgaagagaagcgaaaggtTCCCtggcagaggcgaaggcccTCTGGCGAATCGACTGGGCCCTCCGACACATGCAAAGGGGAACTCTACGCcacgaggcagagacggagaagcgagggagcAGCTGCACGATCGACGAGAGCcgggagagcgagggagaccTTCCGAGTCGCTGGCCTTGTCAGGGGAGAGGGACGATGGAAGAGTGGACGCTCTTCGCGgtgtcgagagagaacgaacacCTCTAGAAGCGGCGAgaactctctcttctcgagctGCCAGCagccgttctctctgttcccgGGTGAGTGGAAGGAACGGTCTCGCCAGCGATCCAAGTTGGAGGCGGCTGACCTCCGTCggcaagagaaacagaactcCGCGGCGCGTGTCCAGGGCTCCCTTCGCAGACCGCGTCCTGGATCGacctgtacgtacaccccgaAGTAGCTACGCAGATGCATTCTCGCGTCCGCAGGGACGTTCCTCCGCCTTTCGTGTATATCGTCCGGCTCGAGAGAGGTCTCTGTCTGAGGCGGTGAAATGCACACACGCGGGGAACCCACATTTGTCTGGTGACGGCAGACAGGTGGAGCAGAGAAGCCCCTCTCAGCGCGCCCAGGACCACCCTTCGCGTGTCGGCTATCATCCGCTTTCAAGGCCGTTGCCGTCGCCTGACGACTGTccttctccgcgtttctcgtttccccACAGACGTCCCTCCCGCCGGTCTCCCTCCGATAATGATGATATGCGAGAAGACACGAGTCAGCCTGACTCTTGCGAAGGCCGTGTCTCAAGGGTGGACTGTCCCTGGGAGGGTATATCCGGCTTCGCAAGCACAGACACTGCGTCCCAAACGGCTTGCTCAGAAAGATCTCTGCACGTTCGCGATATCCTTCGCTTTCACGCATATCGGAACTTTGCTGGCTTGACCCTTCACTCCCATCCTCCCTCTACTCGCTCCCAGTCCTTCCCCCCCTCCGCACTTTCGGCGTTTTCTGCTGGTCCGCCTTCTCTGGCGAAAGATCccttctcaccttctctcctgccttccACGTGggtctccactttctcgcCCTCCTGTTCCCCGCCTCACGCAGCTCCGTGGTTCCCATCGCagttcgcctgtctcgcaggctggagtgtctccgtcgttgATACTGCTTCTcggtctgcttcttcggagccttctctcgttctggTCACCGACAGCCACAttctctgcctgcgtctctcgcctctcctcccgtcctcctctctccttctcgcccaGCAGCCTTGGGGTTCCATCGAAGCCGCGGCCGCGgtcgcggcgtctgcggcgccGCCACTCTGCCTCTAcatggaagaagaaagtgaatGCAAGCCAGCCTGTGAGAGCTCTTGGAGCCCCAGAGTAAGAGACACCTcgggagacagaggttgGACACGCGAGATGGCGCACAGAGACTCAGGACGCCAGGAGCGAGGAGGCTCAGGAGCGATCTGGGGAGCCAGCGcgcgccgagaagaagaaaaaaggtgCGACAGCGatggagaaacgagacaaacCGGAGAGGGCCGAGGCAACATAATTCGTCAGCTtagagcaaagagagaagaagtcgcaAGAACATTCGGAAGCATCCTCGTCACAGGTGGCAGGTGTCCCGTGGGAGGGGCGTTGCATGTCTGGCGCGTGTGCGAAGAAAATGCAAACATCGAGGCACTCG GTCCTCCTATCTTCTTCGAGGCCGGCGTTACCGcggtcgccttctcttcgcctctctttgtcAACTCTCGTGGGACTTCTcccctgcctcttctctcagcgttcgcttcttccacaGTTCCTCTCCCTACactcctcccttctccaccttgttcactctcttgttctcctcctccttcggtgaccgcctccttcctcgctgtcggctGCGAAGACGGCTCTGTCtggctcttcctccttttctcctcgtcttctctgtctcctccctcacCCGCGATTTCCGTGCGGCTCTGTCTGGTAGCGGCGCCGTTCCAGTGTCCGCAGAAAGCCGCATCGGAAGTCACGGCGCTCGCCTTTCGTCAGCATGTGGGGCTTCCTCCTTGGCTAGCTGTCGCCTACCACAGCCCCAGTGCGGTGCAGTGTCTGGAGTTGGTTGAGGCGACCTGTGCGCTCGgtctcttttcgctttcgtcCCGGCCTTGTGAGAAGCTCGGAGAACCTGACGGCCCTCAGCAGAGCTGCCAGGCTGCTTTTTGCAGCACGTCCAGAACGTCCAgaagtgtatgtacacccgagagaggggagacgccgctagcgcgaagaaaaggagcggAGGCGGACTTCGTCGAGACACTCGGCTGGCGAGAGGCGTGGAATTCTGCGCGGCGTCACGACGAAAGTGACGCGTGGGAACACTCCTCCGACGGAACCACAAACCCAACCTTGTGGAGTCGGAGAGGCAAGCAAAGCGAGGCCGAAGAATTGctagagagagaagaaaaacgagatgCTTGCCAACCCCAACCTTCTTGGTCTCGACaggctttcttctgtcgcttctcccaAGGCGAAGACGGCTTCCCCGCCAACTGTgagcttctcttcgtccgcgGCACTCACGAGGAAAGACCATTTTGGCAACCAGGAGCCGCGCTCCGCCCACTCCCCGCCCGAAgttcgggt ATAGTTATCCGTCTCCAAGAAGTTCTCATTCTCGTCCTGGCGACGTCG CTCTTGTGTCAGACAGCCGATGGAGTgctcgccgccttctccattCCCGCGGGCCGCAGGCCTGGAGACGAGGTCCTGTTCCGCGTGAGTTACTTCTGA